In Akkermansia muciniphila, one DNA window encodes the following:
- a CDS encoding GNAT family N-acetyltransferase gives MTSELLTKRRVTGVDDPLFLDSLDIYRTSFPVHEQRRVQDFPLAFQDPGFCYEVFLNGEGRVVAMLVTWRREQFVYLEYFAVAATLRGRGAGQRILEELRDAFPRKVILEIDPPEDGISRRRLGFYQRHGFVPNPQFDYVHPPYTDEGESFPLLLMTHGDLLDEETYRSFVDFHHRHVVAR, from the coding sequence ATGACGTCGGAATTGCTGACCAAGCGCCGTGTGACGGGTGTGGATGATCCGTTATTCCTGGATTCTCTGGATATTTACCGGACAAGTTTTCCTGTGCATGAACAGCGAAGGGTGCAGGATTTTCCGCTGGCGTTTCAAGATCCCGGTTTTTGTTATGAAGTATTTTTAAATGGGGAAGGCCGGGTGGTTGCGATGCTGGTGACGTGGCGTCGGGAACAATTCGTGTATCTGGAGTATTTTGCCGTGGCTGCCACCCTGCGCGGCCGGGGCGCTGGGCAAAGGATTCTGGAAGAATTGAGGGATGCGTTTCCGCGCAAAGTTATTCTGGAAATTGATCCTCCGGAGGACGGGATTTCACGCCGGAGGCTGGGGTTTTATCAGAGGCACGGCTTTGTTCCCAATCCGCAGTTTGATTATGTCCATCCTCCTTATACGGATGAGGGCGAATCTTTTCCGCTTCTGTTGATGACGCATGGAGATCTGCTGGATGAGGAGACATACCGGAGCTTTGTGGATTTCCACCATCGTCACGTAGTGGCAAGGTGA
- a CDS encoding TatD family hydrolase, translating to MMNLPDAHTHSSALASGTAPRFICGTSPEDWKQVALLAERDEHVTPFFGIHPWFLNPDEWKEEMPGLESLLKKIPHAGVGETGLDKCRRGIPGLPLQKEALERHLELAALLDRPASLHCCRAWGTLAEMLKKYPRLNIILHGWTGALHLSSELPSGNWLLSIGLREMERPGLLASIPLHRLALESDGHPETLPELYRRAARELGMTVNNLVDLVQSNMENLIHP from the coding sequence ATGATGAATCTGCCGGATGCCCACACTCATTCCTCCGCACTCGCTTCCGGCACGGCGCCTCGGTTCATCTGCGGCACCTCCCCGGAGGACTGGAAACAGGTGGCCCTTCTGGCGGAACGGGATGAACATGTTACGCCCTTTTTCGGCATTCATCCCTGGTTCCTGAACCCGGATGAGTGGAAGGAGGAAATGCCCGGACTGGAATCCCTGCTGAAAAAAATCCCCCATGCGGGCGTTGGGGAAACGGGGCTGGACAAATGCCGGCGCGGCATCCCGGGGCTGCCTCTCCAGAAGGAAGCGCTGGAACGGCATCTGGAACTGGCCGCGCTCCTGGACCGGCCCGCTTCCCTGCACTGCTGCCGCGCATGGGGCACGCTGGCGGAAATGCTGAAAAAATATCCCCGTTTGAACATTATCCTGCACGGCTGGACGGGAGCATTGCATCTTAGCTCGGAACTTCCTTCGGGAAACTGGCTTCTCTCCATAGGCCTGCGGGAAATGGAACGTCCGGGTCTGCTTGCCTCCATACCGCTCCATCGGCTGGCGCTGGAATCGGACGGGCATCCGGAAACCCTGCCGGAACTTTACCGCCGCGCGGCGCGGGAACTGGGCATGACCGTCAACAACCTGGTTGACCTGGTTCAAAGCAATATGGAAAACCTGATCCACCCTTGA